A part of Cotesia glomerata isolate CgM1 linkage group LG4, MPM_Cglom_v2.3, whole genome shotgun sequence genomic DNA contains:
- the LOC123263852 gene encoding tyrosine-protein phosphatase non-receptor type 9-like: MNSKSAILQNNSRRSSYDSVIKNIKLDTSASFVDGNNIPKKFMVIKKPASDFLYPNFWELIWKTDSRVIVRFDKGHYIRQKWLNSDSTLAYTVGQFTLWKKTITDKYYTQITLTVKNNKENKSRKITHYQYHEFPDQQTPFYSAQLISFWKIVNKKYEGTISSEQKESEMCPIVMYSATRFERLVSICAIDICLDQLTEEQPVSVSNTILDVKYQVSFESISTEKQAFIDKTVQHIKGAFLWKKEQDDSDPSNVSFRDRVRKYCLLFKRPSVF; this comes from the coding sequence atgaattctaAGAGCGCAATTTTGCAGAATAACTCCAGAAGATCGAGCTATGATTCAgtaatcaagaatattaaattagataCTTCTGCGAGTTTCGTTGATGGCAATAACATCCCAAAGAAGTTTATGGTCATCAAAAAACCAGCATCTGATTTTTTATATCCTAATTTTTGGGAATTGATATGGAAGACTGATAGCAGAGTGATAGTGCGATTTGACAAGGGTCATTACATAAGGCAAAAATGGCTGAATAGCGATTCAACCTTGGCGTACACTGTCGGACAATTCACTCTATGGAAGAAGACTATAACCGATAAATATTACACTCAGATAACCTTGACGGTGAAAAACAACAAAGAAAATAAGTCAAGGAAGATAACGCATTATCAATACCATGAATTTCCTGATCAACAGACACCTTTTTACTCTGCACAGCTGATATCTTTTTGGAAGATTGTGAACAAAAAGTATGAAGGCACAATTTCATCGGAACAAAAGGAAAGTGAAATGTGCCCAATTGTGATGTACAGCGCCACGCGGTTTGAAAGGTTGGTGTCGATTTGTGCGATTGACATCTGCTTGGACCAGTTGACAGAGGAGCAACCAGTTTCGGTGTCTAACACCATTTTGGATGTTAAGTATCAAGTGTCCTTTGAATCTATCAGCACGGAAAAACAAGCATTCATTGATAAAACCGTGCAGCATATCAAAGGCGCGTTCCTTTGGaagaaagaacaagatgacagcGACCCCAGTAATGTGTCTTTTAGAGATCGTGTTCGGAAGTATTGTTTACTTTTCAAACGACCATCTGTTTTTTGA